The following coding sequences are from one Nymphalis io chromosome 17, ilAglIoxx1.1, whole genome shotgun sequence window:
- the LOC126774682 gene encoding putative phosphatidate phosphatase, with protein sequence MSREESLHIIRKFFVDIFLISGLVLAIYATQTFWVPFERGFFCGDETLMLPYKNDTVTTPMLRLFGLGLPVLAFLVCEWVLLRNVTDEKRILTLCVPAWLRGFYCPLASFAFGTCFIELTTNIAKNVIGRPRPHFFDLCKPSIDCSLPEWQKRYIQPNEYQCLGEQTDKFMDMHMSFLSGHSAWSAFTMFYLALYLEKRVVWRGTRVLRHSLQFAAVMLSWFTALSRVSDYKHHWSDVLAGYFLGLTFAVLIWTWGTDILEPNKKHDRLPLHDSPMQQIQMAAPA encoded by the exons ATGTCCCGGGAAGAGTCGCTTCATATTATTAGGAAGTTTTtcgtagatatatttttaatatcaggaT TGGTGTTAGCTATATATGCAACACAAACATTTTGGGTGCCCTTCGAGAGGGGTTTCTTCTGTGGAGACGAGACTCTAATGCTTCCGTACAAGAATGACACCGTAACCACTCCAATGCTTAGGCTTTTCGGCCTCGGGTTACCTGTGTTAGCT TTTCTCGTTTGCGAGTGGGTGCTACTTCGCAACGTGACAGATGAAAAACGCATTTTAACTCTGTGCGTGCCAGCGTGGCTCCGAGGCTTCTACTGCCCGCTGGCATCTTTCGCCTTTGGTACTTGTTTCATTGAACTAACCACCAACATCGCAAAGAACGTTATTGGCAGACCGAGGCCGCATTTTTTTGAT ctTTGCAAGCCTTCAATAGACTGTAGTTTACCAGAATGGCAGAAACGTTACATCCAGCCGAACGAATACCAATGTTTGGGCGAACAGACGGATAAATTCATGGACATGCACATGTCATTCCTCAGTGGACACTCCGCGTGGTCTGCGTTCACGATGTTCTATTTAGCT TTATATTTAGAGAAGAGGGTGGTATGGCGTGGGACCCGTGTGCTGCGTCACTCATTGCAGTTCGCGGCTGTTATGTTGAGCTGGTTCACAGCTCTTTCAAGAGTTTCTGACTACAAGCACCATTGGAGCGACGTACTGGCTGGCTACTTCCTTGGACTTACATTTGCTGTGCTTATA tGGACATGGGGAACAGATATATTGGAACCTAACAAGAAACACGATCGTTTACCGCTTCATGATTCGCCTATGCAACAGATACAAATGGCTGCACCGGCATGA